A genomic segment from Sciurus carolinensis chromosome 1, mSciCar1.2, whole genome shotgun sequence encodes:
- the LOC124989021 gene encoding T-cell surface glycoprotein CD1e, membrane-associated-like, which translates to MKRCRKDSIYLSSEESFLAKISKLQMLFLVLLLFKGLLCHGQSTTAPQTLGSHHAAAEELPSFHLLHIASFANHSWANTQASGWLDDLQILSWDNVVGTFKYLKPWSQGNFSKEELKNLQSLFQLYFHGFIRVVQAFSSQFQFEYPFELQISGGCRLHAGQASESFLNGAYQGSDFLSFQGSSWEPSPGAGSQAQKVCRVLNLYEDIKEIVQTLLHDICPQFLGGLLEAGKSDLERQVKPEVWLSSGPSPGPGRLLLVCHVSGFYPKPVWVMWMRGQQEQRGTQRGDTLPNADGTWYLGVTLNVATKEAAGLACRVKHSSLGSHDIIIHWGGYLNLLILMCLTAIITLVLLIVLHSWCRKQSSNWKIHSPCLSNSAFPWGAKTQDPRNPAHQLRLTSESWIKMRILKWKTSLNQLGLH; encoded by the exons ATGAAAAGGTGTAGGAAGGACAGCATATATCTGAGTTCTGAGGAGAGTTTTCTGGCCAAGATATCAAAGCTCCAAATGCTGTTCCTGGTCCTTCTCCTCTTCAAGGGACTTCTCTGCCATGGGCAAAGCACAACTG CTCCCCAGACTCTTGGATCACATCATGCAGCAGCAGAAGAGCTCCCCTCCTTCCACCTACTCCACATCGCCTCCTTTGCCAACCACAGCTGGGCCAACACCCAGGCCTCAGGATGGCTGGATGACCTCCAGATTCTTAGCTGGGACAATGTTGTAGGCACTTTCAAATATCTGAAGCCCTGGTCCCAAGGAAACTTCAGCAAGGAGGAATTGAAGAATCTTCAATCACTGTTCCAGTTGTATTTCCATGGTTTCATCAGGGTAGTGCAGGCCTTTTCTAGTCAGTTCCAGTTTGAAT ACCCCTTTGAGCTCCAGATATCAGGAGGGTGTAGACTGCATGCTGGGCAGGCCTCAGAGAGCTTCTTAAATGGAGCATACCAAGGATCAGATTTCCTGAGTTTCCAAGGAAGTTCCTGGGAGCCATCTCCAGGAGCAGGGAGTCAGGCCCAGAAGGTCTGTAGGGTGCTCAATCTCTATGAAGATATCAAGGAAATAGTGCAGACCCTTCTCCATGACATTTGTCCTCAATTTCTGGGAGGCCTCCTTGAAGCAGGGAAGTCAGATCTGGAACGGCAAG TAAAACCCGAGGTCTGGCTGTCCAGTGGTCCTAGTCCTGGACCTGGACGTCTGCTGCTGGTGTGCCACGTCTCTGGCTTCTACCCAAAGCCTGTGTGGGTGATGTGGATGCGGGGCCAGCAGGAGCAACGGGGTACACAGCGAGGTGACACCTTACCTAATGCAGATGGAACGTGGTATCTTGGAGTAACCCTGAATGTGGCAACTAAGGAGGCAGCTGGACTGGCCTGCAGGGTGAAGCACAGCAGTCTGGGAAGCCATGACATAATCATTCACTGGG GTGGATACCTCAACCTTCTCATTCTGATGTGTTTGACTGCCATCATCACCCTGGTCCTGCTGATTGTATTGCACTCATGGTGTAGAAAGCAGAG cTCAAATTGGAAAATCCACTCTCCTTGTCTATCCAACTCTGCCTTTCCCTGGGGAGCCAAAACCCAGGACCCCAGGAATCCAGCACATCAGCTTCGCTTGACATCAGAATCATGGATCAAAATGAGaattttgaaatggaaaacaagtcTAAACCAACTAGGGTTACATTAG